TAGAGAAATTGCAAACTATTGTTCATCCATGGCATCTGCTGATAATGAATTGGAAGACACTGCTGCTGCCAAAGGCTTTtgattttcattttcaatcttataCTTTGATCAAAACAGGTGTGTACATTTTCATCTTTGATCAACATTTTTCTCTTGTATGTTTAACAAGTTACTTGATGTTTTCTTTAAAATATGATGATGCTTTCTGTGTACATTTCGTTTGAGTAATTTAATGTATTCTCTAATATTCTTATTACCATTGCAACCCGTTAAGTGGCTCGGCTACCAGAAACCAGGATTTGCAACATTTTGCATTTACTTATGTTGGGAGTTCAAATGGTTGTCGTGTAGAAAATCCAATAAAAAATGTGAAGTGCATGTGCATCATTAACAAATGTACAAATATCTTTTCTTGAGTTCCTGAATTTAAatagttttagtttttttaaaccATTTCCAAAATAGACATAGTTTCCTTAAAATTTAGATTGATGGGGTGTCATGTGGATTTATACGCTTGAACATTTACTTAGCAAAAGCGCCCAAGTGTAAGTAGGATAAGAGTTTCCTCTATATGTTAGAAGGACACATCTCTGTTGTCTCATTTATTCAGTCTATCATATGTATACAATATAACAGGTAGGTGTGTTTTTGTTATGCAAAGTGTTGATGTTTCGATTCAATGTGTTGAAGACTATGCAGCACTTGGGTGATTGTTGGACGTCTTCTTGGATCTTGAGTAAGGCATTGTGAAATGATGGTCGCAAAGTCGTAAGCTTCTTCCATGTCCACATTCTTTATAATCCTTTTGTCAATTACACGGTGTAGCTGGTTCTTGTCATTTAGATATGGTGTAGCCCATTGTGAGAGTTCTATTCGCCTTCCGTTCGGATACCTCTTAACTGCTTTTAAACCTGACAGAATCTCCAACAGTACTACTCCTAAACTATATACATCAGTTTTTAGTGTCAGATGACCTGTATGTGTTGTTGAAAAACAATATAGTAGTTAGAATTTACGGGTATGGTCATATTTAAAAATAACTTTTTAAAACCTGTTCCAATGTACTCGGGGGCAAAGTAACCTTCAGTCCCAAGAACCCTGGTTGACAGATGTGTTTTGTCACCCTGGGGTCCGAATCTAGATAGTCCAAAATCTGCAATCTTTGGAGTGAAGTCCTGTATGTACAAGGGAACAGAAATGAAACATCAATATAAGAATTTTACATTGTGAGAATATACTCTGTCGATTGAGCTGAACTGACGTGATCAAGAAGAAT
This genomic stretch from Helianthus annuus cultivar XRQ/B chromosome 8, HanXRQr2.0-SUNRISE, whole genome shotgun sequence harbors:
- the LOC110873926 gene encoding probable serine/threonine-protein kinase PBL8, producing the protein MLVFEFMCNGSLEENLSRECCREVEWSKRMEIAKGLARGLEYLHNMDPPVIHRDIKSANILLDHDFTPKIADFGLSRFGPQGDKTHLSTRVLGTEGYFAPEYIGTGHLTLKTDVYSLGVVLLEILSGLKAVKRYPNGRRIELSQWATPYLNDKNQLHRVIDKRIIKNVDMEEAYDFATIISQCLTQDPRRRPTITQVLHSLQHIESKHQHFA